A region of the Corynebacterium renale genome:
CGGCCACACGTGGAATCGCGAAAATCCACGCCAGGGTGGCCGCCATGAGCGCTGAGGTCAACCCCTTTTCCCGGGCACCGGTAGGAGGTGCGCAGAGCAGGTGCATTCCGATGTCGCCCGGTTGCAGATTGACGTGCGTGGCCAGCGGGGAATTCGCGGGATCGTAGACCTCGATAAGAGCAAGCGGGGTGCCTGCGCGTTCAATAATCCACCCGGCCTCATCCGGTGCGGTGGCCAGGCGGGCGATTTCACGTGCGACGTCGTCAGGCGTGGAATCCAGTTCACCCCAAAACTTCGCGTGCGGGTCCGTCACCCATCGGTGCAGAGTATCCCGGTCACTGGATACGAGCGGGCGGACGCGTAAATTACCGGCGGTACTGAAGAGGCGTGCCACTTTATTTCAGGCCTCCGAAGTGCTGGAACGCGAATGCCCGCTCAATTGGGTAGACCTCTCGGCCGGTGATCTGCTTCACGATAATCGAGTTGCGCCACGGTCCCATACCCAGGTCCGGGGCGTTGAGAGAGAATACGTGCTCCTCCGCGTTGAGAACGAACATGGAGTGAGCATCATCCACGCTGAAGTCTCCGGCTACGTCGTAGCGGCCCTGCGAATCCAAGTTGATGAGGTCGCGCGCATCCTCCAGGTAAGCAGGTATCTGCGGGGCGCGGTACCCGGTAGCCAGCACCAGGCCTTGGGTATCCAGGGTGCTTTCGGTGCCGGTCTCACCGTGGTGCAGGCGCACCGTGTGTGCTCCGTCGTGGAAGTCTTCGTAACTCACAGAAACGCCGGCCTTGAGCGTGGTGTGGGCTTCGACATCGTGGGAGATGCTGAGCCGGTAAAGGGCGTCATAAATATCGTTGATCAAATCTTCCGAGATGCCCTTGTACAGCCCGCGGTTCTCACGGTTGAGCTGGTCACGTTGGCTTTCCGGCAAGGAAGCGAAGTACTGCGCGTACTCCGGCGACGTCATTTCCAACGTCAACTTCGTGTACTCCATAGGGAAGAACCGAGGTGAACGGGTCACCCAGTTCAGCTGCTTTTCTTGCTCGACCGCAATCGGCAAAAGGTCCTGGAAAATCTCTGCGGCGGACTGCCCGGAGCCTACGATCGTCACCGAATCCAGCTCCAGCAGCTCGTCCCGGTGTTCCAAAAAGTCCTCCGAGTGCACAACATGTGGCTGGCTCACGGCCCCTGCTAGGTCTTCCGGAACGAACGGAGTGGTTCCTACCGCGCTGACCAGGTGGCGCGCAGCGACAGCGGTCTTATCGTGGAATTCGACGACCCACCTGGCGCCCGAGTCGTCGACAAGCGCCTGGGGAGCCGGTTTTACCGCGGTGACCTGAGTATTCCAGTGTGTGGTGGAGAGCTTGCCGTCTACCCACGCGCAGTAGTCGGAGTATTCGCGGCGCAGGGGGTAGAAGTCTTCGCGGATATAGAAGCGGTGCATCCGCCCTGACAACTTGAGGTAGTTCAGAAAACTGTAAGGGCTGGTGGGGTCAGCCAACGTGACCAAGTCGGCGAGAAAGGGCACCTGAATCGTGGCTTCGTCGAACATCATGCCGGGATGCCAG
Encoded here:
- a CDS encoding lysine N(6)-hydroxylase/L-ornithine N(5)-oxygenase family protein — protein: MQALVTYDVVGIGLGPFGLGLAALTQPLVDSGEITAAFYDQRDGFCWHPGMMFDEATIQVPFLADLVTLADPTSPYSFLNYLKLSGRMHRFYIREDFYPLRREYSDYCAWVDGKLSTTHWNTQVTAVKPAPQALVDDSGARWVVEFHDKTAVAARHLVSAVGTTPFVPEDLAGAVSQPHVVHSEDFLEHRDELLELDSVTIVGSGQSAAEIFQDLLPIAVEQEKQLNWVTRSPRFFPMEYTKLTLEMTSPEYAQYFASLPESQRDQLNRENRGLYKGISEDLINDIYDALYRLSISHDVEAHTTLKAGVSVSYEDFHDGAHTVRLHHGETGTESTLDTQGLVLATGYRAPQIPAYLEDARDLINLDSQGRYDVAGDFSVDDAHSMFVLNAEEHVFSLNAPDLGMGPWRNSIIVKQITGREVYPIERAFAFQHFGGLK